The Microbacterium trichothecenolyticum sequence CTGGACCCCGGCCGGCAGCACCTGATCGTCGCGGTCAACCTCACCGATGTCGCCGGCCCCCGGCTGCACACCCGCCCGGTGGCCGGGCTGCCGCTGGTACACATCGAGACGCCCCAGTATTCCGCCCGGCAGCGCGTCATGAAGCGGGCGTTCGACATCGTCGGCGCAGGCTCTCTCGTCCTCCTCCTGTCGCCTGTCTTCCTCGTCCTGGCCGCGCTCGTACGGGCGTCGGGACCGGGGCCGATCCTGTACCGCCAGGAGCGGGTCGGTCAGGGAGGCGTCCCCTTCGGGATGCTGAAGTTCCGCTCGATGGTCGACGGCGCAGATGCCCGCCTGCAGGACCTCCTGGCCGCTCAGGGGCGCAACGACACTCCGCTCTTCAAGGTCGAGAACGACCCGCGCATCACCCCCGTGGGCCGAGTGCTGCGGAAGTACTCCCTGGACGAGCTCCCGCAGCTCCTCAACGTCCTCGCCGGCCAGATGAGTCTCGTCGGTCCCCGCCCGCAGCGTGACGCCGAGGTGGAGTTCTACGACGACGACGCGCACCGACGCCTGATCGTGCGGCCCGGTATGAGCGGTCTCTGGCAGGTCAGCGGTCGCTCAGCGCTGGCGTGGGAAGACGCGATCCGCCTCGACCTCTTCTACGTCGAGAACTGGTCCCTCATCGGCGACCTGGTCATCCTCGCCCGCACCTTCAAAGCGGTCGTCGCCCCCGGTTCCACGGCACACTGACGTCGCAACGACGAAGGCGCCGGTCCGCGAGGATCGGCGCCTTCGTCGTTTGGCGTTCAGGAAGGAATCACGTGGAGCTGCGGCGACGTCGCGTCGCGACCTGTCCCCTCGCACCCTCGCCAGTCTGCGACGCTCGGACTTCATTCGTAGCCTCACCCACGGGGGTCGCCGTCGTCCTCCGCTGCGGAAGGGGGCGCAGAGCGCTGACGTTCTCAGCCGGCAGGTCGGCCGACCGGCGTCGCGGAGAGGATTCCGTCCCCGGTGCGTCCGTCGTCGAAACGCCCGATGCGCGCCGCCGCAGGCGCCACCGCGGTTTCCGGCTCGCCTCACGCGAGACGCCGTAGCCGTAATAGCCGCCGTACTGCATCCCGTAGTAATTCGAGTCCGCCCCGCGCAAAGGCACGCGGTTGAGCACGATGCCGAGAATATGGCCACGAGTCTTGGTGATGTTCTGGGTCGCCCGGACCAACATGTCGTCGGTGGTGCGGCCCGCGGTCACGACGACGACCGCTCCATCCGCCCAACTGGCGATCACCGCGGCGTCGGCGACCGCGAGCGTCGGAGGCGAGTCCACGATGACGATCAGGTCCTCTGCGAGTTTGTGAGCCAGCGCCTGCATGCGCTTGGACCCCACCATCTCGCTGGGGTTCGGGGGTGTCCGGCCCGCCGCGACGACGAAGAGTCGACCATGCTCGTCGACCTGGTGCGCGACCTGTTCGATCTGCGCGCGCCCGGCCAACACGTCGGAGAGCCCCACGTCGTCGGAGAATCCGAAGATCCCCCCGAGGACCGGGCGCCGCAGATCCGCGTCGACGAGGATGACCGACTGCCCCGTCGCCGCGATGCTCACGGCGAGGTTCGCAGCGGTGGTGGACTTGCCGTCACCCGGGAGCGGACTGGTGACGACCATGATCCGCGCCGGTCGATCGACGTCGACGTACTGCAGGTTGGTGCGCAGTTCCCGCATCGCCTCCTTGTGCGCGAACGACCCGCGGCCATCGCGGATGTCGTCGAAGGAGAAGACGGCACGTCCGGCGGCCAGATCCTTGTCCACGGGCAGGACGCCGACGACCGACGCATCCACGGCCTGGGTGATATCGCTCGCCGAACGCAGCCGGCGATCGAACGCGCGACGCACCAGCGCGAAGATGACGCCGGCGATCAGACCGGCGACCGCACCGAGCACCACGTTGAGTCGCACGTTCGGCGACGACGGCGCCGTCGGGAGGCGAGCGGAGTCCCCGGCGACCAAGCGCACCGCCCCCTGCGCACCGCTGCCGTGGGACTCCAGCTGATCGACCTGGGTCGTCATCGCCCGGATCCACGCCTCAGCGAGGTCGCGGGCGGATTCGGGGGTCGGTCCCGTGGCATCCACCCGCACGTTGACGGTGTCGATGGGGTTGGAGACCTTGACGCGCTGAACCAGGGCCTCCGGGCTGTCGGAGATTCCCAGGTCCTGTCGAGCGGTGTCGGCGACGCTGCGCCAGTAGCCCATGTCGATGAACGACTTGACCTTCGACAGCGCCAGCTGGTCGCCCGCCAGCGCCGCACCGGTCGACCCGTCAGACGTCACCGCGGCGACGTACCCGCTGGAGTCGGCCGTGTAGACCCGCGGCTGCGTGGCACTCCAGCCGAGACCCGCCAGTCCTCCCAAGATCGTCAGCGCCACGATGGGCTTCCAATAGGCGCGCAAGATGCGCATCACTCGCTGAATGTCCACTCCGGGTCCGCCTTTCGCATGACACGACGGTGGGACCGTCGAGCCGC is a genomic window containing:
- a CDS encoding polysaccharide biosynthesis tyrosine autokinase → MRILRAYWKPIVALTILGGLAGLGWSATQPRVYTADSSGYVAAVTSDGSTGAALAGDQLALSKVKSFIDMGYWRSVADTARQDLGISDSPEALVQRVKVSNPIDTVNVRVDATGPTPESARDLAEAWIRAMTTQVDQLESHGSGAQGAVRLVAGDSARLPTAPSSPNVRLNVVLGAVAGLIAGVIFALVRRAFDRRLRSASDITQAVDASVVGVLPVDKDLAAGRAVFSFDDIRDGRGSFAHKEAMRELRTNLQYVDVDRPARIMVVTSPLPGDGKSTTAANLAVSIAATGQSVILVDADLRRPVLGGIFGFSDDVGLSDVLAGRAQIEQVAHQVDEHGRLFVVAAGRTPPNPSEMVGSKRMQALAHKLAEDLIVIVDSPPTLAVADAAVIASWADGAVVVVTAGRTTDDMLVRATQNITKTRGHILGIVLNRVPLRGADSNYYGMQYGGYYGYGVSREASRKPRWRLRRRASGVSTTDAPGTESSPRRRSADLPAENVSALRPLPQRRTTATPVGEATNEVRASQTGEGARGQVATRRRRSST